In a genomic window of Diabrotica undecimpunctata isolate CICGRU chromosome 2, icDiaUnde3, whole genome shotgun sequence:
- the Mrgn1 gene encoding E3 ubiquitin-protein ligase MGRN1 yields the protein MGALLTTRQHDGVEEIDISSNHAYKYPPRSGNYFGSHFIMGGERFDTPQPESYLFGENSDLNFLGSRPTPFPYPPPQPNEPTKTLKCLVNIRKESLRFVRTSNDYSKLNIDKCEYRDVELGTNTSFNIEFTFDCDVRCAITVYYFCTEDFTPNGVAYIPKDPSITSETFHYSRGSNQQFCQPAHVFNPAKYNEDELLFDVDREIIPIAIHCVTEEGPEMRQSHTTIATVEKITDGTYLLKALKQKLFVDGLCYLLQEIYGIENKNNEKAGADDETEDNGSECVICMCDVRDTLILPCRHLCLCNSCADSLRYQANNCPICRAPFRALLQIRALQKCSNSNLAAISPPDGSCDNIPPGYEAVSLIEALNGPCAPRQPPSAAMPDLVETPENEHAIQAAQILNRQCDRSTPTKKRGGSLDSPPSPDYTREVSMVATRRIEEEDKNKDGKLPLLEKEVDRRRKRDDVRLVNEKAEKDVNVDEDSETEKLSPLLQKIDRSNKNNGNNLALNMEDVVDAIDDADTDQEEARNTTDKTKTYGERGDESDYYTPDEPTPSSAPLYEGTNTSSVESTPQRLPGTPMSHASMRSSGDSYTSGSSTRHLLAIASTGLIQDKPVNV from the exons ATGGGAGCTTTATTAACAACCAGACAACACGATGGTGTAGAAGAAATTGATATTTCTTCCAATCATGCCTACAAGTATCCACCCAGATCTG GTAATTATTTCGGTAGTCATTTTATTATGGGAGGAGAAAGATTCGATACGCCACAACCTGAATCTTATCTTTTTGGAGAAAATTCTGATCTCAACTTTTTAGGAAGTAGACCAACTCCA tttccaTATCCTCCTCCTCAACCAAATGAACCTACAAAgactttaaaatgtcttgttaACATTAGAAAAGAGTCTCTAAGATTTGTTCGGACCAGTAATGATTATAGTAAATTAAATATTGATAAATGTGAATATAGAGATGTTGAATTGGGTACAAACACATCATTTAACATTGAATTTACTTTTGACTGTGATGTCAGATGTGCAATAACAGTATATTATTTCTGTACTGAAGATTTTACCCCAAATGGTGTGGC ttaCATTCCAAAAGATCCTTCAATAACATCAGAGACTTTTCATTATAGCAGAGGTTCTAATCAACAATTTTGTCAACCAGCTCATGTATTTAATCCAGCTAAATATAACGAAGATGAACTGCTGTTTGATGTAGACAGAGAGATAATTCCAATTGCTATTCACTGTGTTACTGAAGAAGGGCCAG AAATGAGACAGAGTCATACTACCATTGCTACTGTAGAAAAAATCACTGATGGAACATATCTGCTGAAGGCTTTGAAGCAAAAACTATTTGTTGATGGTTTATGCTATTTGCTGCAGGAAATTTAtggaattgaaaataaaaataatgaaaaa gcTGGAGCTGATGATGAAACTGAAGACAATGGTTCAGAATGTGTCATATGTATGTGCGATGTCCGAGATACTTTGATCCTTCCTTGCCGCCACCTCTGTTTGTGTAATTCTTGTGCTGATTCCTTGAGATATCAGGCAAATAATTGCCCCATATGCAGAGCACCCTTCAGAGCTTTGCTGCAGATAAGAGCGTTGCAGAAATGTTCTAATTCGAACCTAGCTGCTATTAGCCCACCAGAC GGCAGTTGCGACAATATCCCTCCCGGTTATGAAGCTGTGTCCCTTATAGAGGCGTTGAACGGTCCTTGCGCGCCTCGTCAACCACCCTCAGCTGCTATGCCCGATTTAGTTGAAACACCAGAAAACGAACATGCCATACAAGCCGCCCAAATTTTAAacag GCAATGTGATCGTAGTACACCGACGAAAAAACGAGGAGGCAGTTTAGACTCTCCGCCTAGTCCAGATTACACACGAGAGGTGAGCATGGTAGCTACAAGGAGAATAGAGGAAGAGgataaaaacaaagatggaaagtTGCCGTTGTTGGAAAAGGAGGTGGATAGGAGAAGAAAGAGAGATGATGTAAGACTGGTTAACGAGAAAGCCGAAAAAGATGTA AATGTAGACGAAGATAGCGAAACTGAAAAATTATCTCCACTTTTACAAAAAATCGACAGATCTAACAAGAATAACGGTAATAATTTAGCACTGAATATGGAAGATGTAGTAGATGCGATCGATGATGCTGATACTGACCAAGAAGAGGCTCGTAATACTACTGACAAAACTAAGACCTACG GGGAACGAGGCGATGAATCTGATTATTACACCCCAGACGAACCAACGCCGTCTTCAGCGCCCTTGTACGAAGGGACTAACACCAGTTCCGTGGAAAGTACTCCTCAACGCCTACCGGGGACTCCTATGTCGCATGCAAGTATGCGCAGCAGCGGTGACAGTTATACAAGCGGTTCCAGCACGCGCCATCTATTAGCAATAGCCAGTACTGGGCTAATTCAGGATAAACCGGTCAATGTTTAA
- the LOC140433213 gene encoding protein NCBP2AS2 homolog has product MVFRFIIRLLANNEHLVQKLSESYPMRRAAQLVVRVMFSGKNFIEEQRLHEKLNPEQFRALMRDVSANFQNRIKEAQDTIRKKMK; this is encoded by the coding sequence ATGGTGTTTCGTTTCATAATCAGATTATTAGCTAACAATGAACACTTGGTTCAAAAACTTAGTGAATCATACCCTATGCGTAGAGCTGCACAGTTAGTAGTAAGAGTAATGTTTTCTGGCAAAAACTTCATAGAAGAGCAACGACTCCATGAAAAACTAAACCCCGAACAGTTTAGAGCTCTTATGAGAGATGTAAGTGCCAATTTTCAAAATCGAATCAAGGAAGCTCAAGATACCATTCGCAAGAAAATGAAATAG
- the MED9 gene encoding mediator of RNA polymerase II transcription subunit 9 has protein sequence MDTEEQNIENNNKILSVEDLNIDILPIIYDIIKSVEKDNHHDNTAKTRDSQDCSQKVLELQKRLDQARAEIRMLPGIDYSKDQQLNHLEALKTQLRLKQELLQKYRYMYPFETQKS, from the exons ATGGATACAGAAGAGCAAAATATTGAAAACAATAATAAGATATTAAGTGTAGAGGATCTTAATATAGACATTTTACCGATAATATACGATATTATTAAAAG TGTTGAGAAAGACAATCATCACGATAATACGGCAAAGACAAGGGATTCACAAGATTGCTCTCAAAAAGTTTTAGAGCTACAAAAAAGACTAGATCAAGCCAGAGCTGAG atacggATGCTTCCAGGTATTGATTACAGTAAAGACCAACAGTTAAATCACCTTGAAGCACTTAAAACTCAACTAAGACTTAAACAAGAACTATTACAGAAATACCGTTATATGTACCCATTTGAAACACAAAAGTCATAA